A genomic window from Solanum stenotomum isolate F172 chromosome 10, ASM1918654v1, whole genome shotgun sequence includes:
- the LOC125843082 gene encoding uncharacterized protein LOC125843082, protein MEIRYAVKGNSCPLCIRNDMGVKLYIEVKKHEIEFGMYPLCIDTSNRSDEDIHNFDATTGAIVCVEGGKRDTKALSIVESKICDSYYISEMEVENYILDTNASNVEVKQLYKDKTTLMVVMEKYKIKHSFNFRVKRSDSKSYVLVCHLNACCWELKASVRKNTDIFKVRYFNSEHTYPLRDRVLSKVQATVGFLSDVTAPKLVNHKRKHTPSYIIEDVRALYGVQISYQQEWSAKELALEMIRGKPADGYKQMPKYIYMLNTVYPNSYIRMHKSEKNEFMYLFISLRPMMRGFEFCRPVVVIDASHLSGSYRRTFISASALDGEAYEIVDMENDCSWTWFFQHFKNVFGDREQMCVVSYRNESILKSVSIVYPNVPHFACIWHL, encoded by the exons atggagatCAGATACGCTGTAAAAGGTAATTCATGTCCATTGTGTATTCGGAATGATATGGGGGTGAAATTGTACATAGAAGTGAAGAAACACGAGATAGAATTTGGTATGTATCCACTATGCATTGATACATCGAATAGAAGTGATGAAGATATACATAATTTTGATGCAACAACAGGTGCAATTGTGTGTGTTGAAGGTGGAAAAAGGGACACAAAGGCTCTAAGCATTGTTGAATCGAAAATTTGTGATTCTTATTATATATCAGAAATGGAGgtggaaaattatatattaGATACAAATGCTTCTAATGTGGAAGTGAAGCAATTGTACAAGGATAAGACAACTCTAATGGTTGTTatggaaaaatataaaattaagcatAGCTTCAATTTTAGAGTTAAGAGATCTGATAGCAAAAG CTACGTATTAGTATGTCATTTAAATGCTTGTTGTTGGGAATTGAAGGCGTCTGTTAGGAAAAATACGGATATATTCAAAGTGAGATACTTCAATAGTGAACATACCTATCCATTGAGGGATAGGGTATTAAGTAAGGTACAAGCTACTGTTGGGTTTCTTAGTGATGTGACAGCTCCAAAGTTAGTGaatcataaaagaaaacatactcCAAGCTATATAATTGAGGATGTTAGGGCACTATATGGAGTTCAAATTTCTTACCAACAAGAATGGAGTGCAAAAGAACTTGCATTGGAGATGATTAGGGGTAAACCTGCAGACGGATACAAACAGATgccaaaatacatatatatgctGAACACTGTGTATCCAAATTCATATATACGTATGCACAAGtcggaaaaaaatgagtttatgtaTCTCTTCATATCATTAAGGCCAATGATGAGAGGGTTTGAGTTCTGTAGGCCTGTTGTTGTTATTGATGCTTCACATCTTAGCGGATCTTATCGACGGACATTTATATCGGCAAGTGCACTCGATGGGGAAG CTTATGAAATTGTAGACATGGAAAATGATTGTTCATGGACATGGTTCTTCCAACactttaaaaatgtatttggtGATAGAGAACAAATGTGTGTTGTATCATATCGAAATGAAAGCATATTGAAGAGTGTAAGTATTGTTTATCCAAATGTTCCTCATTTTGCATGCATATGGCACCTCTGA